The stretch of DNA TCTTGCGCTCGACTTGCCGCCATTTCCGCGCGAACGGCGAGCATGGCAAAATTGCAACATAGTTACGCCAAATATTTCAGCGGCATTACAATCTGGCGTAAGCGCCTTGACACCCTTCGCGGCTGCATCAATCCTGCTGCAATGCAACAGAAAAAGGGGCAGTCATGAACGTCGCGAAGCTCTCCACCCACGCTCTCCTGCTCGCCGCGGCGAGCGCCCTTCCGATGGCCGCCCAGGCGCAGGAAGCCCCCGACACCGCCGAACCCCCGGCCGAGGAAGAGAAGGCGATCATCGTCACCGGCTCGCGCATCGCGGTCGATCCCAATCTCGGCTCCGCCGCCCCGATTACCGCGGTCGACGGCGAAGTGCTGACCCAGTCGGGCACGGCCGACGTGGTCGACGTGCTGCGCGACGTGCCCGCGCTCTCGACCTCGACCACCACCGAAGCCTCGATCGACGGGGTCTTCGGCGAAGCGGTCGGCCAGTCGATCCTCAACCTGCGCGGCCTCGGATCGAACCGCACTCTGGTGCTGGTCAACGGCCGTCGTCACGTCTCGGGCGTCGCGGGCGAGCAGGCGGTGGACATCAACTCGATCCCCTCCGCCCTCATCGAGCGGGTCGAAGTGCTGACCGGCGGCGCGTCCTCGGTCTACGGCGCGGACGCGGTCACGGGCGTCGTCAACTTCATCCTGCGCGAGGATTTCGAGGGGCTCGAGGCGAACGTGCAATCCGGCCTCTCCTCGCGCGGGGACGCCTTCCGCATCAACGGCGACCTCACCTGGGGCATGAATTTCGCCGACGGGCGCGGCAATTTCGTGATCTCGGGCGAATATGCCTATGGCGAGGAGCTGCAGTTCGGCGACCGCTCCTTCACCCGCAACAACGGCATTTTCGACGACCAGGACAACCCCGCGCTGCGTTTCCAGGCGGGCGACATCGGCGCGGACACGCCCAATTTCGCGCAGTTCTATGCCGTGGGCGCGGGCGGTTTCCCGACCGGCTTTCCGATCCTCAGCGCCGATGCCTTCAGCCAGCGTTTTCTCGACCAGTTCGGGGTCGCGCCCAACCTGACGGCGGCGGAACTGGCGCTGATCGACCGCGCGGCCAATGCCCCGCGGCGCTTCATCGCGGCCGATCCGCGCTTTTCGCTGTCCTCGGCGGGCGGGGTGGTCGCGCCCGGCGACATCGGCCTGTCCGACGGCCCCGACATCAACGGCAACGGCGTGCCCGACTGCCTCGAAAGCTCGGTCGGCTTCAACTCGACTTTCAATCCCGGCGCTTTCGGCCTTGCGGGCGGCTGCGCGGTGATCAATCCCGACGGTTCGGTCGGGGTCTACCAGGACGGCACGATCACCGGCCTGTTCAACCAGTTCGGCGGCCCCGGCATCCAGAACAATTTCGACGTCAACTCGCTCATCCCGGAAACCGAGCGGTGGTCGGTCAACACCAACCTGACCTACGAAATCTCGTCCGAGGCGACGCTCTTCTTCGAGGGCAAGTATGTCTCGAACTCGGCCGAATTCCAGGCCCAGCCCAACACCTTCTACGACCTGCTGACGATCCGGGCGGACAACCCCTTCATCACGCCCGACCTGCAGCCCTTCGTCGCGCCGCTGTTCTTCGGCGGGGGCGAGGGGCTCTACATCACCCGCGACCCGGCGGACCTGGGGCCGAACCGCAACCGCAACGAGTTCGAGACCTGGCGCTTCGTCGGCGGGATGCGCGGCGACATCACCGACCATTTCTCCTACGAGATCGCGGCCAATTACGGCAAGTTCAACCAGACCACGAACGACGCCAACCGCGTCATCATGGACCGTTTCTTCGCCGCGATCGACGTGACGAGCGATGCGGCGGGCAACCCGATCTGCCGGTCCGACATCGACCCGACCCCGCCCGCGACCACGCCGTTCGGCATTCCGGCGGGCGATCCGGGCTTCTTCACCTTCAACCCCGGCGACGGGTCGTGCCGCCCGGCCAACATCCTCGGCGGGATCGGCGCGATCAGCCAGGACGCGATCGACTTCATCACCACCACGGTGGTCAATGAATTCGAGCTCGAACAGCTCGTCTTCAGCGCGATCTTCAGCGGCGACACCGGCGCTTTCTTCGAATTGCCGGGCGGCCCGGTCGGCTTTGCCGGCGGCTTCGAATTCCGCGAGGAGAAGAGCACCTCCGAATTCGACCCGCTGGTGCGCGGCGTCGTGCCGGTCAACACGCCCGATGCCAATGCCGGCGACCTCGTCTCCGACCTGCCGAACTCGCAGAACTCGCTGGTGTTCGATCCCGCCACGACGATCGCCAATGCGGGCGGCGAATTCACCGTCTACGACCTGTTCGCCGAAGTCCGCCTGCCGTTCCTTGCGGGCGTGCCCTTCGCCGAAATCCTCGAAGTGTCGGGCGCGGCGCGCTATTCCGACTATTCGACCGTCGGCAGCACCTTCACCTGGAACGTGAGCGGCCTCTACGCGCCGAGCGAGGACATCCTGTTCCGCGGCACCTATGCCAAGGCGGTGCGCGCGCCGAACATCAACGAGCTGTTCAACCCGGCGCAGGGCGCTTTCTTCCGCCCGTTCGACCCGTGCGACGTGAACAACCTCGCCACCGCGCAGGACCCGGCGCTGCGGCAGGCGAACTGCACCGCCTTCTTCGACCAGATCGGTTTCGACCCGACGCTGGGGACGGGGACCTATTCCTACGTCGATCCGCTGACCGCGCGCTTCTCGGGCTCGGTCTCGGGCAACCCCGACCTGCAGGAA from Erythrobacter sp. encodes:
- a CDS encoding TonB-dependent receptor, with amino-acid sequence MNVAKLSTHALLLAAASALPMAAQAQEAPDTAEPPAEEEKAIIVTGSRIAVDPNLGSAAPITAVDGEVLTQSGTADVVDVLRDVPALSTSTTTEASIDGVFGEAVGQSILNLRGLGSNRTLVLVNGRRHVSGVAGEQAVDINSIPSALIERVEVLTGGASSVYGADAVTGVVNFILREDFEGLEANVQSGLSSRGDAFRINGDLTWGMNFADGRGNFVISGEYAYGEELQFGDRSFTRNNGIFDDQDNPALRFQAGDIGADTPNFAQFYAVGAGGFPTGFPILSADAFSQRFLDQFGVAPNLTAAELALIDRAANAPRRFIAADPRFSLSSAGGVVAPGDIGLSDGPDINGNGVPDCLESSVGFNSTFNPGAFGLAGGCAVINPDGSVGVYQDGTITGLFNQFGGPGIQNNFDVNSLIPETERWSVNTNLTYEISSEATLFFEGKYVSNSAEFQAQPNTFYDLLTIRADNPFITPDLQPFVAPLFFGGGEGLYITRDPADLGPNRNRNEFETWRFVGGMRGDITDHFSYEIAANYGKFNQTTNDANRVIMDRFFAAIDVTSDAAGNPICRSDIDPTPPATTPFGIPAGDPGFFTFNPGDGSCRPANILGGIGAISQDAIDFITTTVVNEFELEQLVFSAIFSGDTGAFFELPGGPVGFAGGFEFREEKSTSEFDPLVRGVVPVNTPDANAGDLVSDLPNSQNSLVFDPATTIANAGGEFTVYDLFAEVRLPFLAGVPFAEILEVSGAARYSDYSTVGSTFTWNVSGLYAPSEDILFRGTYAKAVRAPNINELFNPAQGAFFRPFDPCDVNNLATAQDPALRQANCTAFFDQIGFDPTLGTGTYSYVDPLTARFSGSVSGNPDLQEETATTWTVGVQLTPSFVPGLAVSVDYYNIEIEDAINAVAAQDIVDNCVDSATIDNGFCPLIDRNPLTGGFTFLRQTSVNFARQETAGIEAALRYGFDIGEHGFTLDASGTWVDKLNNFFDPGDPTLVDPELGELQRPEWAGRAALTWDWKGFSLTWSTTYFDSMGLRAVEIEEVGTTGSDTFSPANGLADDTFIHDIAFTFDVNDTFDVYGGVNNVFDERPFVTEQAFPTSPVGTLFFLGVRARM